gttgtgttttaattcccttagaatgagccgtttacatgcacacatggaGTGGGTCCTTTTctatggagtccaccatgttgtttatacagtagcccagaacggacaaatcaaacactggctctagatagtaCCATTTGGGTTTTTGTGTTCTCCTACATTCTTCGCACATGGCAGAAGTTTCAGCTCTGCAACCTTGCTgctggatgccactaaatcctgcacactggatcCCCCAGACTACCACaggacagacaaccattcacacttacgcataatttagagtcaccaattaacctgcacggctttggactgtgggaggaagctggagcacctggaggaaacccacgctgacatggggagaacacaCAAcagttatttttgttattgattACTCTTGCGATTCTTATCTTGTGTAACTGATTTAACGCTTGGTCAACAAAAGATTAGAAGAGGGTAAAAACTGCTCTCATAATACCCTAGAACCTCAGGTGACTTCATCAAATGTCCAAAACCCCAAGAATATGAAATTTACAATAACATGAGACACAcgtttttgggacatttttgcTCGAAACATTTCTGAAATTATTACTTGATTATAAAAATAGTtactgattaattttctgtaaatcGACTAATGTATTAATCAACTAATATGATATGAGATGTCAATCTTGACATTGGAAATAGttggacaaataaataaataatctttACTCAAGAACTTCACAACAAACTCAAGCTTCTAATGAAGACAATGAGATTTGACTGAAAGCTCTGGGAAAAAGgctagtaagtggaccttgagttaatAAGTCCTGTTTAAGTATACTTTATACGACGGATCATAAACCAGTTTACGACCCAGAGACATCATGAGGAAGTTATTTTAGTAATGCTGTTGTCAGGAAACAGAATCCCCACAGCTTCCTGCCTACATGATAAATCCATAAATGTGAATTACTGTTACTGAAATCATCCAAATGAATAATCCAGAGGTCATTGTGTCTCGCTGACGGCAGATTCCCCTTCACTCTGCTGTTACATAACGTGTGTCCGAGCTCCTGGTTTGGCTTTAAAGACAACAGCTTGCTTCCTCATCAGGCCTTTTTGTTCTCTGACTTCATATCAGATCTCACGGTGGAGGGACAGAGGATACTCTTCAGTTTCTCATTAATTCATCAGCTGAGAGCAGAGTGTCAGGTGTCCTGCCCCCACTCGGTTACACCTGCTACTCACGGAGATGATGAACAGACGCCAGCCATAGTTACTGTCTGCTCTCTGACGATGGCTCTGatgcagctgtacaaaaacattattataATATCAGTATATCAAACACAAATCAGGACATGTGTTAAAGACAGCTGACACCGATATTAAGGTTACGGTCAGTAACTAAATAACTGCTGTGTTTAGGCACAGTTTTTAGGTactttattctattctattctttatttccatttgatgcTACCTTATATCTCTGCCTctctacatctcagagggaaacatTGAACTTTTTACTTCTCTTTTAGGCACAAATACCACTTGGTCAAGGTCATGGAAATAAGTTTTGGCTTACTTGGTTTTCTGGGCACAATCCTGGCTGGACCCACTGCAATTTCTCTGTAATTAACAACTTTTCGCGCAGCTGCTGGAAAACCAGCAATGACTCAAAAAATCACaggtggttttgttgtttgttggtctcgaacagtggtcttaAGTTAGGCAGGCATCTCACCTAGGTGACTTTCAACCCTCCCCTTCCAGATGACAAAGAAATGATACATGTAAAGTGACTTGCAGAAACGTACACTGCTGACATTGTCTTCTAGcagtctgtcaaaataaaagttctctgctactttaatgtttttattttgagggGACAAAAGCACGTGATTTAAATATTTCAGACTCTAAAGTGCAAGAGACAAGATGGGCCACCAGCAGCTCTACCGGAGTCACCCCAGAAAATTTGAACAGGGATCCCGATCCTGCCGGGTATGCGCAGTCTGATCCATAAAATCCATAAATATGAACTCAACATGTGCCACAAATGCTTCAGGCAGTACGCTAAAGACAGTAggcccttttacactgccagattttcggcaaatgttgggctgttttgccggcaagctgcgagcgtttagacgcacagagccggattggcgagttgatccaaggtgcccaattttccgcctcgtagggtagacatattggcggaaccattttggtttaaaaagaacgaggaaGCCTTCtacaatgggaggggctgttgatgacttgttggaggagctgttgatgacgccgcatgtgcgacccactggcggtggataaacaggaaacagctgatagcaggaattagcgagcagctagtagcaagagggaaacacaaacctgacagacactgtaaagatgagcaactggggagacaaggaattgcgcgccctccttgtcctcgcaaacgaagaggccattaaccgtcagatgacgggggcGGTGAAGAACGAGCCagcttacgagagaatcaccgaaggactgaccagccgcggcttccctcccacgtcactgtttacgtcacacgctgagctacaccttttgttacttgctcacgccccccattgcctcGAAAAAGACgtattctgtataaacaaaagtaggtaggcggcattttgccgcactccccgattttggttttatactgccaatgctgaaaaaagactgattgggctttcctgcaaatttgcacaattcctatttaaaaagggctattggCTTCGTCAAGCTGGACTAAATGCCACACCCTCAGATGGGTTCAGTGATCTCCGTAAGCTTGGCCAAGATGAGAAGATTCATTGATaataaatattgagggggacatgtcccccgctTCCCCCCTAAATCTACGCCTGTGCAAAGGAGGAACCTTCTCAAACTGCTTTACTTGCATTTAAGGTGTCTTTTACAGCAAGGAAATAAGGAagcaagctctattttgatgggGTTTTATGCACTCTGGCTCCTCATTCAcattcaaagtgcaaaaaaaattcCCAGTGAATCAATTTAAGTTAATTGTGGATTAGAAAATGGTTAGTGGGCCATCTGGCACCTTGTTGCTGGCCAGATTTGGGCTGCGGGCTGCAAATTAAACACAACTTAAGCTTGATAAAATGTTTAATGCCAAGTGTAAATATAATAATTGTCAATAAAGTTTTGTTCTCCACAGTTCTAAGTGTGTGCTCTGTGCCCTTCAGCTCAGTCCTCCAGTCTGTGTTGGTGCCATGGCTGAACCAAGCTGGTGGAAGCTGACCTTCTCACGCAAGAAGAAATCTGAATCCAAGGTCCTGTACGAGATCCCGGCTGAGTATGGCAGCAACACCGGTAACAAAGAGCACTCGAGCAACAACCCCCCTGCAGACCACATGGACAGCCACTTCAACGCCAGGCTGGAGAAGATTGTAGATAAATCTGCCACCAAGGGCCGCCACGTCAAGGTGTCCCACTCCGGACGCTTCAAGGAAAAGAAGAAGGTCCGCGCCACGCTGGCCGAGAACCCAGATCTGTTCGCAGAGAACAACCTCGGTGACGAGAACCATAAAAAGAAACCTGAGAAATAGCACCAAAACATACTTGATCACACGTGTCATATATTACCTGTAAAAGCTTAGATGataaacatacacaaacacaacccTGTGGCTGTACACGTGCAGCGTGCAGCAGACACCACACCCAGGTTGATACTGGAATCAATGGACTCACACCTAAACAAACAACTGGTATCAGCACAACAAAGTAAACAAAGTACTGGAGACATTTTTATTACGTCTCATTTTCTTGTTATTTATCTCCACAATCTGCCTAACCTCATGCAAACATCCTTATGAATGAACAGTAACGTTATTGtaaattaactttttatttttattatcatggATGTAGATTTTTGGGGGAATTAAACCTCCTTTTTTATGTCTTACATAATCAATACACAGAgagaaatatgtgtgtgtgcagtgcgaCCAAAGCACAGTcaatttttattacatttttatgaccaAAGCAAATAAAGACTTGATTTTGATGTTTCGTGGAtactaaaaatgttttctttataaTAAATGTACCAAGATGAGTTAATATAAAAAGAGTTCTTTGTATTTGTGCAGGGATATATCCACAGCAGGTGTGTCACAATCATTTGCACCTGCGTATCAATGATTTAAGGGCCTTCGTGTGTTAATCTTGGTTTCAGGTGACCGAGACAAGTCTGTGTTTTCACCTGAGCCTGTGTGTGCTGGTTTTGTTGACATGGTGATAGTAAGCAGACACCGACACTTGATACGCAGCACCGTGCTCCTACTTTTTGTAACATGGCGCTTCTTACATCAGCTCACAGACGGACTCTAATCACTCAAGACAAATCCACTAATCAGCTGCTGGTGCGTGAGTTTGTCTTTGAGTCTGTAACTTATTGTTTTGTTGATCTCTGACGTCTGCGGgtgtagagctgctgctgacacCTGCTGgccaaacacgcacacacactcgtcagttacaaattaaactttatttctgGCTCTATTCCACCATTAATTCAAATCAGcagtaagaaaataaacaacaatttcAATCTCATGTAGTACAAGACACATAATACACATCATAGTTGGCACAATTTAAATTAGCAGCTCTTTTAATCTCATTGTTAAAAGGCAGTCAGACCAGCACTGCTACAATCAACCCATGATGAAGTTAAGGTTTTAGTAACGCTGTGTTTTATGGGTCCTATAGTTTCCTTTGAGTTCTCAGAAAGACGCTATACAGCAGAATGTTATCTCGTACTTATGAGGAAAATTGAGACAGATGATCAATAAACTTCTGATTAAATATTTGAAATCAAATGTTCACATAAGCAGGATCATCTTCAGTAGCGGCTCAGTGGGTCAGGTGCAcatacagaaatgtaaaaatcttCTTAAATCAAACGTAGAGAATTAAGTTTCACATGACAAATATAAAGAATGAAGACACCCAGTGGtccctttattattattattattattattagatacACCTGTACAATCTTCTGCAACTCAATGCCACAGCTCCGCCATAAATTCCACTTAACAAACtttataatgtttagtttttgtctGAAACGTGTGAATTCAATGCATTTATCACTAAGGTCATTGATAAAAAAGCAGTGTTGTAAATAGGGCCGAGCAATATATCGACACTGTATCAATACTGTGACATGAGACTAAGTTTTGGGTATCGTAATATCtgaagtgttgtcttttcttggtttaaaaagctgcattacagtaaaaagATGTTATTTTCTGAACCTACCAGACTGTTGTagctgttttaatattttccAGTCGacagtcaaccctacaatatcgtCTCAATATCAAAACTATTATGATATTTGAACTTCTCGATATCACTGAGCCCTAGTTATCAATACTGAGAGGTGTTCCTAATTTTTGTCCTCtctatttacattaaataaCATGAATGCTAAAACATATCACTGAATTAACACCTCTACGTCATAAAGCATCATACAAGTCGAATTTATGTCAGAAAAATATTGGACTGCATTAGATtgtacaggtgtacctaataaagtgagtGTATTTATTTGCGTTTAataatacttcacccacaaaatgactgttGTACATTTGTACGTTACTCAAAGCACGTTATGTTAAATCTGTAAAGAAACCTGTGTTTTTTCTCGCATGTCTTCACGCTGagcggagaatccaaaaaaggcgaaCACTCTCTTACAAACAGAATAATCCAAGTCTcgtttatccagtcgtatgctcagcacttcctATACACAGGCAGTTTCACTTCAACTTTACATTGTGAAACACTTCCACCTTCGAGTCGCTCTGCGTGAGCACATGTCCAAACACACGACTCAGCcgtgcatgagactgtttgtacCGAGGTGttttaaaacatgatgtttttgcaCAAATGTATGTGCTTGTAAAGTACCGAGCATACATGGATGATACTGTAGGAAtgatgtgagagtttgtaaatagatGTTTTGAGTTTGACTGTTGTTAAGTTTCATCCTCTGTGACTTCAATACAACAAGAATTTtcccagtttttggattcttggtTCACGAtgaaggcatgcgagaaaaacaaagtgcacttcacaaatttaaggtaatgtgctgctgtgagtaactgatataccgATGGACATTTGGCAGTGGAGTATTCGTTTTTTAAATGGATCAACTGCCCTGAAAATCAATAACTGCTCATAAACTCAACACAACTGTCTCAGAATCTTCTATTTTCCCTGTTAtttatctctataaacagatatttgcaCATGAATACAGACTCTGAAGGCAACAGAACAAGAATTTTGGTATCGAATgttttctggtttctgtttgtagagGAGCATTGCACAACATGGTTGAGCAGGCTTTGGTTGCCTGCAGGTGAACAGTCCATGTAGAGAGCAAAGAGGTGGAACAcattggctgaaatgcaatctTGGAATAAATTTCGctttttattggctttttagTAATTTATCTGCATATATATATgaagatatctgtttatagaaatCAGCCAACGTGTTGTCAGGACCTGTCTCAAGTTGGTAATCAAACTGTAAATGATGATTGGCACGATTGCTACACTGGAACCCCTAAAAAATTGGCAATTGCCCCCAGAGGCTAAATCGTCTTCAGATCAATAGCTGACAGGCTCTGAGTATGCCCTCTAAATTACTTTCTGGATTTCTAGCAAACTTTCTTGGAACTTAGGAAATCACAGACCTGTAAAATCAAAGCATTACTAATTATTCCAACACTGAAAATAGACCACAGGAAGTTGTATCAACAAGTAAACTAATTAGAAGTGGACAGATTGTATTTTTCAGGACATAAGAC
The nucleotide sequence above comes from Epinephelus lanceolatus isolate andai-2023 chromosome 21, ASM4190304v1, whole genome shotgun sequence. Encoded proteins:
- the prr15lb gene encoding proline-rich protein 15-like protein B, producing MAEPSWWKLTFSRKKKSESKVLYEIPAEYGSNTGNKEHSSNNPPADHMDSHFNARLEKIVDKSATKGRHVKVSHSGRFKEKKKVRATLAENPDLFAENNLGDENHKKKPEK